The following coding sequences are from one Seonamhaeicola sp. ML3 window:
- a CDS encoding ABC transporter ATP-binding protein — translation MIQLNNLTKIFRTEDIETKALNNINIQVEKGEFIAIMGPSGCGKSTLLNILGLIDTPSNGSYQFNNKEVGNLKEKDLTKERTGNIGFIFQSFNLIDGLTVYENVELPLTYMNMKPKERKEKVKAVLKRMKIDHRSNHFPQQLSGGQQQRVAIARAVVAEPKLLLADEPTGNLDSKNGTEVMSLLTELSKEGATIIMVTHSESDANYAHRIINLFDGKIVMETSN, via the coding sequence ATGATACAACTAAACAATCTAACCAAAATTTTTAGAACAGAAGACATTGAAACCAAAGCACTGAATAATATAAATATTCAAGTTGAAAAAGGCGAGTTTATAGCTATTATGGGACCTTCAGGATGTGGAAAATCTACGCTTTTAAATATTTTAGGTTTAATAGATACACCATCAAATGGAAGCTATCAATTTAATAATAAAGAAGTAGGTAACTTAAAAGAGAAAGACCTCACTAAAGAAAGAACTGGAAACATTGGTTTTATATTTCAAAGTTTCAATTTAATAGATGGTTTAACAGTTTACGAAAATGTTGAACTGCCATTAACATATATGAATATGAAACCCAAAGAGCGAAAAGAAAAAGTAAAAGCTGTTTTAAAGCGTATGAAAATAGACCATCGTTCTAACCATTTTCCACAACAATTATCTGGTGGGCAACAGCAACGTGTAGCCATTGCAAGAGCAGTTGTTGCAGAGCCAAAATTATTATTAGCAGATGAACCTACAGGTAATTTAGATTCTAAAAATGGTACAGAAGTGATGAGTTTACTAACTGAATTGAGTAAAGAAGGGGCCACTATAATTATGGTTACACACTCTGAAAGCGATGCTAATTATGCACATAGAATAATAAATCTTTTCGATGGAAAAATCGTAATGGAAACAAGTAACTAG
- a CDS encoding TolC family protein — MRNASLTFIICIAFFKLSDAQKLWTLEECIIYACKHNLEQKITTLNSEIDKEIYKQSKRDFLPSFSAVSNVNRRFGRYVDPNNNNILNTATSSNTYGVVASLNLFNNFKKWHERSQRKLLYHAGLANVLQKKYSLAFQVMDAFYLVVFREVLVEIAKDNLKISKKNYQLIASKVKLGLLAKADLYEVESQIQTNELEIVQAENNLEEATLSLLQIMNLETDTIKLKLELDSYDVENKLFVSDIYAKALLFLPNIKRHELYVDASEKQLSIIKSELYPSLSLNAGLRTGYFETSVDENGDITPFLDQLSNNASKTIGVSLRIPLSNRWSKHADINVAKLNIQKEKKILEQKKQEIYKEIQKTIQKHTSLLVEQEENDSNLKSKYLEFTFAQKKFDKGLVTIYQLEQVKNNLAQAKTEKTRINLQLAYQKKALDFYCGIAVFPFE; from the coding sequence ATGCGAAATGCTTCTCTAACTTTTATAATCTGTATTGCTTTTTTTAAACTAAGTGATGCGCAAAAATTATGGACTTTAGAGGAATGTATTATTTACGCTTGCAAACATAATTTAGAACAAAAAATAACCACTTTAAATTCAGAAATAGATAAAGAAATTTATAAACAATCAAAAAGAGACTTTTTACCTAGTTTTAGTGCAGTATCAAATGTAAATAGACGTTTTGGTAGATACGTAGACCCTAACAATAACAACATTTTAAATACAGCTACCTCTTCAAATACTTATGGAGTTGTGGCGTCGTTAAATTTATTCAATAATTTTAAAAAATGGCATGAAAGGTCACAAAGAAAGTTGTTGTATCATGCTGGTTTAGCTAATGTTTTACAAAAAAAGTATAGCCTAGCTTTTCAAGTTATGGATGCTTTTTATTTGGTTGTTTTTAGAGAAGTTTTAGTAGAAATAGCAAAAGATAATCTTAAAATTTCTAAAAAGAATTATCAGCTAATTGCTTCTAAAGTTAAATTAGGACTGTTGGCAAAAGCAGACTTATACGAGGTAGAGTCACAGATACAGACCAACGAATTAGAGATTGTACAGGCAGAAAACAACTTAGAAGAGGCTACTTTAAGTTTGCTTCAAATTATGAATCTTGAGACAGATACTATAAAGTTAAAATTAGAGTTGGATTCTTATGATGTTGAAAATAAATTATTTGTATCCGATATTTACGCTAAAGCGCTTCTGTTTTTGCCCAATATTAAACGTCACGAATTATATGTTGATGCTTCAGAAAAGCAACTTTCTATAATAAAGAGCGAGCTTTATCCCTCCTTATCTTTAAATGCTGGTTTGCGAACAGGGTATTTTGAAACCAGTGTTGACGAGAATGGGGATATAACCCCTTTCTTAGACCAACTATCAAACAATGCTTCAAAAACTATTGGGGTATCACTTCGAATTCCTTTAAGTAATAGGTGGTCAAAGCATGCGGATATTAATGTTGCAAAGCTAAATATTCAAAAGGAAAAAAAAATTTTAGAACAAAAGAAGCAGGAGATTTATAAGGAAATTCAAAAAACAATTCAGAAACATACATCACTTTTAGTAGAGCAAGAAGAAAATGATTCTAATTTAAAATCCAAATATTTGGAGTTCACTTTTGCTCAAAAAAAATTTGACAAAGGACTGGTAACTATATACCAATTAGAGCAAGTAAAAAACAATTTAGCACAGGCCAAAACTGAAAAAACAAGAATTAATTTACAATTGGCATATCAAAAAAAGGCCTTAGATTTTTACTGTGGTATTGCAGTTTTTCCTTTTGAATAA
- a CDS encoding sulfatase: MIYQTTKSCLLIFVILICFSCKQKTSGVEVVEQKPNLLFIFADQYRQASLGFLKEDPVHTPNIDQLAEEGVFFSEAVANNPLCSPYRAMLITGRYSLSTGVVENCNSQRTEFGNYLKKDEICISDVLVNNGYSAGYVGKWHLDGPEPTPPDVKRVWDTWCPPDRRHGFSFWYAYGTHNRHNAPYYWSTNAKEDEKTYIKKWSAEHEADVIMDYLDNNENQRKAEEPFALFWSINPPHTPFTQVPERYKKRYEGLDYKDVLNRPNVQFTDNHELKRGDKGVEKRLNQAKDYFASVNGVDDQIGRVIQKLKEKGLYENTIIVFSADHGEMLGSQGLMHKNVWFKEAYRIPLIVHYPKKIKPKTEDLLISVPDYMPTLLGLMNLKTEIPDAVEGVDYSNLFFDKEVNRPKKQLYFGGKSFASKGDARGFRTKDYTYAVVKGEHNEKFHYLYHDAKDPCQMTNIWGENPELDKKMETELAELLNSMNDPW; the protein is encoded by the coding sequence ATGATATATCAAACAACAAAAAGCTGTCTTTTAATTTTCGTAATTTTAATCTGTTTTTCCTGTAAGCAAAAAACTTCAGGAGTTGAGGTTGTAGAACAAAAACCAAATCTACTTTTCATTTTTGCAGACCAATACAGGCAAGCGTCTTTAGGATTCTTAAAAGAAGACCCAGTACACACACCAAATATAGACCAATTGGCTGAAGAAGGTGTTTTTTTTAGTGAAGCCGTAGCCAATAATCCATTGTGTAGCCCTTATAGAGCTATGTTAATTACAGGGCGATATTCACTATCAACGGGTGTAGTAGAGAATTGTAACTCTCAAAGAACAGAATTTGGAAATTATTTAAAGAAAGATGAAATCTGTATTTCTGATGTTTTGGTTAATAATGGTTATAGTGCAGGTTATGTAGGTAAATGGCATTTAGATGGGCCAGAGCCAACACCACCTGATGTAAAACGTGTTTGGGATACGTGGTGTCCACCAGACCGCAGACACGGTTTTTCTTTTTGGTATGCTTATGGAACACACAACAGACATAATGCACCTTATTATTGGTCCACCAATGCCAAAGAGGATGAAAAAACATACATCAAAAAATGGTCTGCAGAACATGAGGCTGATGTTATTATGGACTATTTAGATAACAATGAAAATCAGCGAAAAGCAGAAGAACCATTTGCTTTATTTTGGTCTATTAATCCACCCCACACACCATTTACACAAGTGCCTGAGCGTTACAAAAAACGTTATGAAGGGTTGGATTATAAAGACGTATTAAATCGTCCAAATGTTCAGTTCACAGACAATCACGAATTAAAACGAGGAGATAAAGGTGTTGAAAAACGTTTGAATCAAGCCAAAGATTATTTTGCGTCTGTTAATGGTGTAGATGACCAAATTGGTCGTGTTATTCAAAAACTAAAAGAAAAAGGACTGTATGAAAATACTATTATTGTATTTTCTGCCGATCACGGTGAAATGTTAGGAAGTCAAGGATTGATGCATAAAAATGTATGGTTTAAAGAAGCTTACAGGATTCCTTTAATTGTTCATTATCCGAAAAAAATAAAACCCAAAACAGAAGATTTGTTGATTTCTGTACCAGATTATATGCCAACACTGTTAGGGTTGATGAATTTAAAGACTGAAATTCCAGATGCTGTTGAAGGTGTAGATTATTCCAATCTGTTTTTCGATAAGGAAGTCAATCGTCCAAAAAAACAGTTATATTTTGGAGGAAAAAGTTTCGCGTCAAAGGGTGATGCTCGAGGTTTTAGAACCAAAGACTATACATATGCTGTGGTAAAAGGAGAACATAATGAAAAGTTTCATTATCTCTATCATGATGCTAAAGACCCATGTCAAATGACTAATATTTGGGGTGAAAATCCAGAGCTAGACAAAAAAATGGAAACGGAATTAGCAGAATTGCTAAACTCTATGAACGACCCTTGGTAA
- a CDS encoding mandelate racemase/muconate lactonizing enzyme family protein, with product MKTNRRNFIKGISSLGLYSLSYPLLSSCISNKDVLTAKITGIEFFQYNINIPRYFSFGTWLNRQHIFMKISAGDYYGWSEIPASRNNPDIDLSPWVNYVKQFKGLSIVEAQKLLQSQQVKGSKTSFKHLELMDMGLLDLAGRLQNKPSIELLGLHKKEAVPGLYCILHKDEEKVREEAQKSVKQNLGHHMKFKMYGDVEVDLKLLRIIREVLGEDAVVISDVNKGYKKWKSLEELAEILNTFRENGLNAIEDPAPLTTEQWIALQNMTGDLDLIPDAPMRPAWNGVNKLQKGMGRIINLHPSTMGSFSHTALFANKVEDIGAKVMIGDDSLVGPACTAWQQIAIGAGATWVEAIEKEEDSKEYVECVLKSSTTKRSDGYYKMDSKPGFGLELDEKRLRTICSHFIEV from the coding sequence ATGAAAACTAATCGTCGAAATTTTATAAAAGGTATCTCTAGTCTAGGCTTGTACAGTTTATCTTATCCTTTACTGTCATCGTGCATTAGTAATAAAGATGTATTGACTGCAAAAATCACTGGGATTGAATTTTTTCAGTACAACATTAATATTCCACGTTATTTTTCTTTTGGTACATGGTTAAATCGTCAACACATTTTTATGAAAATAAGTGCTGGAGATTACTATGGCTGGTCTGAAATTCCTGCTTCAAGAAATAATCCCGATATCGATTTGAGTCCTTGGGTAAATTATGTGAAACAATTCAAGGGTTTAAGTATTGTAGAGGCACAAAAGTTATTGCAATCGCAACAAGTAAAAGGCTCAAAAACGTCTTTTAAACATTTGGAATTGATGGATATGGGCTTACTCGATTTGGCTGGTCGTTTGCAAAATAAGCCTTCAATTGAATTGTTAGGTTTGCATAAAAAAGAAGCGGTTCCTGGCTTGTATTGTATTTTACATAAAGATGAAGAAAAAGTACGTGAAGAAGCTCAAAAAAGTGTAAAGCAAAATCTTGGGCATCACATGAAATTTAAAATGTATGGTGATGTTGAGGTTGATTTAAAGTTACTTCGAATTATTCGCGAGGTTTTAGGTGAAGATGCAGTAGTGATTTCTGATGTCAATAAAGGCTATAAAAAATGGAAATCGCTTGAAGAATTAGCTGAGATTCTGAACACTTTTAGAGAAAATGGACTTAATGCTATTGAAGACCCTGCACCATTAACCACAGAACAATGGATTGCATTACAAAATATGACAGGAGATTTAGACTTAATTCCAGATGCACCTATGCGACCAGCTTGGAATGGTGTAAATAAACTTCAAAAAGGTATGGGTAGAATTATCAATCTTCATCCTTCTACTATGGGGAGTTTTAGCCATACTGCACTGTTTGCAAATAAAGTAGAAGACATTGGAGCAAAAGTAATGATAGGTGATGATAGTTTGGTAGGACCTGCATGTACCGCGTGGCAACAAATAGCTATTGGAGCCGGAGCCACTTGGGTTGAGGCTATTGAGAAAGAAGAAGATTCTAAAGAGTATGTGGAATGTGTACTAAAATCTTCCACTACAAAACGAAGTGATGGTTATTATAAAATGGATTCGAAACCAGGTTTTGGTTTAGAGCTTGATGAAAAAAGATTGAGAACTATCTGTTCACATTTTATCGAGGTTTAA
- a CDS encoding ABC transporter permease, whose product MNFIKLKIFYRNLKRDKLISIINAVGLIVGMVSALFILEYVYYQKSYDNHHLNGEDIYRVAYNRYENDKVLWETANSFPPTGEWLKAHYSDVVNHTRITPKHEITISYENISKARVIYSEDRTYYATASFFEVFTIPMIIGEQDALKAPNTVAISNTASKRYFGEEVNPIGKSIKVNGTEDYTVTAVYERMPENSILKTDFLFSMETLYKQSPRIRNSWGYDYGTTFIQLKPDSDYKTIEKVALPEMIATNYKKRLDAQNRRDVYYLQPLQSIHLNSNIEYETEPPVNGKIIDILFGFSIFLLIIAWINFINLTTARSIERANEVGVKKINGATKIQLLVQFLSEAFLFNILCLVVTIILFYALNPSFKAITKIGDFHLFEHHNFLTTFTILFVLGIIASCIYPAIVLQSYKPVTVLKGNFKNKREGVIFRKLLVTLQFVISVILLCGTFIAYKQATFLMEKDMGINYEQSVVVKAPKTGEKQSQLRNKILLMKNDLKQLPEVRDFTFTSDIPGQEIQHWFGCRRKGTDASKNHAFFQLSVDDQFIDFFDVKLLAGRPFRKGERENANKSIIMNKKAMERLGFKSPEEAVDSYVVNRGGEYKIVGVTEDFHYYSIKNEPVPTVIRLTDRHKAFLILKVNSKNDYSSEISTKIKTIFNSYFPEQPFDYLILENKIEQNLKPDRTFLFVFGLFSVLAIIIAIIGFMGLILITINHRVKEIGVRKVLGAKFKSVYRLLTKEVIGQVVIGVLIAIPLAWYGYKHWFLDTYIDSIELRVWMFLVPVVLLLLIILSVIYLITLKAYKMTMSEVLQNE is encoded by the coding sequence ATGAACTTTATCAAACTAAAGATTTTCTATCGCAATTTAAAACGAGATAAACTTATTTCAATTATCAATGCTGTTGGTTTAATAGTGGGTATGGTTAGTGCGCTATTTATTCTTGAATATGTGTATTACCAAAAAAGCTACGACAATCATCATTTAAATGGAGAAGATATTTACCGTGTAGCTTATAATCGTTATGAAAATGATAAAGTATTATGGGAAACTGCCAACTCTTTCCCCCCAACGGGCGAATGGTTAAAAGCGCATTATAGCGATGTAGTAAATCACACCAGAATTACACCTAAACACGAAATCACAATAAGTTATGAAAATATTTCAAAGGCTAGAGTGATTTATTCCGAAGACAGAACATATTACGCGACAGCTTCTTTTTTTGAAGTGTTTACAATTCCAATGATAATTGGAGAACAGGATGCCTTAAAAGCACCCAATACGGTAGCTATATCAAATACAGCTTCAAAACGATATTTTGGAGAAGAGGTAAATCCTATTGGAAAATCAATAAAAGTTAATGGTACAGAAGACTATACAGTTACTGCTGTTTATGAAAGGATGCCGGAAAATTCGATTTTAAAAACCGACTTTTTATTTTCTATGGAAACGCTTTACAAGCAAAGTCCAAGGATTAGAAATAGTTGGGGGTATGATTATGGTACTACCTTCATTCAATTAAAACCTGATAGTGATTATAAAACTATAGAGAAAGTTGCACTTCCAGAAATGATAGCCACAAACTATAAGAAAAGACTTGATGCGCAAAACAGAAGAGATGTATATTATTTACAACCATTGCAAAGTATTCATTTGAATTCTAATATTGAATACGAGACAGAACCTCCGGTTAATGGGAAAATAATAGACATCTTATTTGGGTTCTCCATTTTTCTTTTGATTATAGCATGGATAAATTTTATTAATCTAACCACGGCACGTTCCATAGAAAGAGCGAACGAAGTGGGGGTTAAAAAAATTAACGGAGCAACCAAAATACAATTATTAGTGCAGTTTTTAAGCGAGGCTTTTCTTTTTAATATACTATGTTTAGTAGTAACTATTATTTTATTTTACGCGCTAAACCCTTCATTTAAAGCAATTACAAAAATTGGAGATTTTCACCTGTTTGAACACCATAACTTCTTAACAACTTTTACAATTCTATTTGTTCTAGGAATTATTGCTTCCTGTATATATCCAGCAATTGTATTACAATCTTATAAGCCAGTAACCGTTCTAAAAGGCAATTTTAAGAATAAAAGAGAGGGTGTAATTTTTAGGAAATTATTGGTAACCCTTCAATTTGTAATTTCTGTAATCTTACTCTGCGGTACATTTATCGCTTACAAGCAGGCAACATTTTTAATGGAAAAAGATATGGGTATTAATTACGAACAGAGTGTTGTTGTTAAAGCGCCTAAAACTGGAGAAAAGCAAAGCCAATTGCGCAATAAAATTCTCTTAATGAAAAATGATTTAAAGCAATTACCCGAAGTAAGAGATTTTACATTTACATCAGATATACCGGGACAAGAAATTCAACATTGGTTTGGATGCCGAAGAAAAGGGACTGATGCTTCTAAGAATCACGCGTTTTTTCAGTTATCTGTAGATGACCAATTCATTGATTTTTTCGATGTGAAACTATTAGCAGGTAGACCATTTAGAAAAGGAGAGCGTGAAAATGCTAATAAAAGTATCATAATGAATAAAAAAGCCATGGAGCGTTTAGGCTTTAAATCTCCAGAGGAAGCAGTTGATAGTTATGTGGTTAATAGAGGGGGAGAGTATAAAATTGTAGGTGTAACGGAAGATTTCCATTATTATTCAATAAAGAATGAGCCAGTACCAACTGTAATTAGACTTACAGATAGGCATAAAGCATTTTTGATTTTAAAAGTGAACTCAAAAAATGATTATAGCTCAGAAATTTCAACAAAAATTAAGACTATTTTTAATAGCTATTTTCCAGAACAACCTTTCGATTATTTGATTTTAGAAAATAAAATAGAGCAAAATTTAAAGCCTGATAGAACTTTTTTATTTGTTTTTGGTTTGTTTTCTGTTCTAGCTATAATCATTGCAATTATTGGTTTTATGGGGCTGATTTTAATCACTATAAATCATCGTGTAAAGGAAATTGGTGTAAGAAAGGTATTGGGTGCTAAATTTAAAAGTGTTTATAGACTTTTAACTAAAGAAGTAATTGGGCAAGTTGTAATTGGTGTTCTAATCGCCATACCTTTGGCATGGTATGGCTATAAACATTGGTTTTTAGATACTTATATAGATAGTATTGAGTTACGGGTATGGATGTTTTTGGTCCCGGTAGTCCTGTTACTACTTATCATCTTGTCGGTAATCTATTTAATAACTTTAAAAGCATACAAAATGACAATGTCAGAAGTATTACAAAATGAGTAA
- a CDS encoding lectin-like protein has product MKTKAKKALVLTIFQLSMYITFGQCASPSNIHSFTYKGKTYEIIKENKTWVEASACAKKRGGILVEINDTDEQNAIYSELVSKAHINNNNTIAQDGGGGAYVWIGANDFATEGSWVWDGNNDKKVTLFWVGDRSGNAIDGLFNNWGDEPDDYGGQDALGLSLNGWPLGEAGQWNDVDHNNELYFVIEY; this is encoded by the coding sequence ATGAAAACAAAAGCAAAAAAAGCACTTGTATTAACAATTTTTCAATTAAGTATGTATATAACTTTTGGTCAATGTGCTAGCCCTTCCAACATACACTCGTTTACATATAAAGGCAAAACATATGAAATAATAAAAGAGAATAAAACTTGGGTCGAAGCATCTGCATGTGCCAAAAAACGAGGTGGTATTTTGGTGGAAATTAATGATACTGATGAGCAAAATGCTATTTATTCAGAATTGGTTTCTAAAGCTCATATAAATAATAACAACACTATTGCACAAGATGGAGGTGGAGGTGCTTATGTTTGGATTGGGGCGAACGATTTTGCTACTGAAGGTAGTTGGGTTTGGGATGGTAATAATGATAAAAAAGTAACACTGTTTTGGGTTGGAGACCGGTCAGGAAACGCCATTGATGGGCTTTTTAATAATTGGGGGGATGAACCAGATGATTATGGTGGACAAGATGCACTTGGTTTGTCTTTAAATGGTTGGCCTTTAGGAGAAGCTGGACAGTGGAATGATGTAGACCATAATAATGAGTTGTACTTTGTTATTGAGTATTAA
- a CDS encoding efflux RND transporter periplasmic adaptor subunit — MDTKIERKKRIKPKHIIFWGLIVVLLTIIGKNFFVVTSSKTQVHTKDITISYVKQGAFSDYITINSVVKPITTVYLDAYESGRVVSKYIEEGSMVKQGDIIVKLENRELYERILVSENNLAIKQNNLRETKINFESQRVLSQKDLIEAKYRVIKANRTFEQNASLYKDELISRETYLQSKEERDLATKRYEVFKFKTQQDSLLSVTGIKELDNDLIRMKKTLAMVYERIEHLNVKATIDGQLGMLDAEVGQSIAQGQPIGQIHDLTSFKVQASIDEHYIDRVTRNIVGVLERDGDTYTLEVKKIYPEVRDGQFKIDLVFEDKLPNTIRAGQSYFIRLELGTPTSATFIDKGSFFNDTGGQWIYVVDASGNFATKRSIKIGRQNPQYFEVIEGLRKGEQVITSSYKYLEDSKTLILN; from the coding sequence ATGGATACCAAAATAGAACGAAAAAAACGAATAAAGCCAAAACATATAATTTTTTGGGGATTAATTGTGGTTTTGTTAACAATTATAGGAAAGAATTTTTTTGTTGTGACATCTTCTAAAACTCAAGTTCATACAAAAGATATTACGATTAGTTATGTAAAACAAGGAGCTTTCAGCGATTATATCACTATTAATAGTGTAGTAAAACCAATAACTACCGTATATCTAGATGCTTATGAAAGTGGTAGGGTAGTAAGTAAATATATTGAAGAAGGAAGTATGGTAAAACAAGGCGATATTATTGTGAAACTAGAAAATAGAGAGCTTTATGAACGTATACTGGTAAGTGAAAATAACTTAGCAATTAAACAGAACAACCTTAGAGAAACCAAAATAAATTTTGAGTCACAGCGTGTTTTAAGTCAAAAAGATTTAATCGAGGCTAAATATAGGGTTATTAAGGCTAATAGAACTTTTGAGCAAAATGCATCGTTGTACAAGGATGAATTAATTTCTAGAGAAACGTATTTACAGTCGAAAGAAGAACGAGATTTAGCAACTAAACGTTACGAAGTCTTTAAATTTAAAACCCAACAAGATTCTTTATTAAGTGTTACAGGTATAAAAGAGCTAGATAACGATTTAATTCGTATGAAAAAGACGTTGGCTATGGTTTACGAGAGAATAGAACACCTTAATGTAAAAGCAACAATTGATGGACAACTAGGCATGTTAGATGCCGAGGTTGGCCAAAGTATAGCCCAAGGACAACCCATAGGACAAATACATGATTTAACAAGTTTTAAGGTTCAAGCAAGTATAGATGAACATTATATAGATAGAGTAACAAGAAATATTGTTGGAGTTTTAGAGCGAGATGGAGACACCTATACGCTTGAGGTAAAAAAAATCTATCCAGAAGTTAGAGATGGGCAATTTAAAATTGATTTAGTTTTTGAGGACAAACTACCCAATACAATTAGAGCTGGACAAAGTTATTTTATTCGATTGGAATTAGGCACGCCAACAAGTGCTACATTTATAGATAAAGGAAGTTTTTTTAATGACACTGGAGGACAATGGATTTATGTGGTTGATGCTTCAGGGAATTTTGCTACCAAACGCTCCATAAAAATTGGGAGACAAAATCCTCAGTATTTCGAAGTTATAGAAGGTTTGAGAAAAGGAGAGCAAGTAATAACCTCAAGTTACAAATATTTAGAAGATAGTAAAACACTTATTTTAAACTAA